A section of the Maniola jurtina chromosome 28, ilManJurt1.1, whole genome shotgun sequence genome encodes:
- the LOC123879510 gene encoding uncharacterized protein LOC123879510, giving the protein MGKDDKEDSGFGFKDKAKAEDTLRLLEKHDANYRRLTVRGLLGRAKRVLTMTKAEDKIKNIKEAMEVFENWLAELEKNKEKKTDKKEKDREQKSEEKERKKNKSDDESDSDIEMEEKPKEKKELPADTVSGLGFKDQEAANNTLKELEGRDPDYQKLAVKGLIGRAKRVLTCTRDETKLSNIKEAISIFDKFLDDFDTMHLSKQNNPYISLAIVRTCVHLADANITEQQKAFIEAYTSAGGEYKRLRTVLETEGGKTWDIVRNAALKQLKEKHADAKLFNEKDEPTAEHLEMLLWAYSPEPARVKKLIPETNETKHDNDRKRRSSGHDSDDTPSKKKKE; this is encoded by the exons ATGGGCAAGGACGATAAAGAAGACTCGGGTTTCGGCTTCAAGGACAAGGCGAAGGCCGAAGACACCCTGCGCCTGTTGGAGAAACACGACGCCAACTATAGAAGGTTGACCGTGAGGGGTTTGCTTGGGAGGGCAAAACGAGTACTGACCA TGACAAAAGCAGAAGACAAAATAAAGAACATAAAAGAAGCAATGGAGGTGTTCGAGAATTGGCTCGCAGAACTAGAAAAGAACAAAGAGAAGAAAACAGACAAGAAAGAAAAGGACAGAGAACAGAAGAgcgaagaaaaagaaagaaagaaaaacaaaagtgatgat GAATCGGACTCAGATATAGAAATGGAAGAAAAaccaaaagaaaagaaagaactGCCCGCCGATACTGTATCTGGATTGGGCTTCAAGGATCAG GAAGCAGCGAATAATACACTGAAGGAGTTGGAGGGAAGAGATCCGGATTACCAGAAGTTAGCTGTAAAAGGACTCATAGGGCGAGCCAAGAGAGTTCTCACTT GTACTCGCGACGAAACGAAATTATCGAATATTAAGGAGGCGATATCGATTTTCGACAAGTTCCTCGATGATTTCGATACGATGCATCTGAGCAAACAGAACAACCCTTACATCAGCTTGGCGATAGTGAGGACTTGTGTCCACTTAGCTGACGCGAACATCACTGAACAACAg AAAGCCTTCATAGAGGCGTACACCTCAGCCGGCGGCGAGTACAAGCGTTTGAGAACCGTGCTCGAGACTGAGGGTGGCAAGACCTGGGATATTGTGAGGAACGCGGCCTTGAAACAGCTGAAAGAGAAG caCGCAGACGCAAAGCTCTTCAACGAGAAGGACGAACCAACAGCGGAACATTTGGAGATGTTGCTTTGGGCGTATTCGCCTGAACCCGCCCGCGTTAAAAAGCTCATACCGGAAACTAACGAAACCAAGCACGACAATGACCGGAAACGACGAAGTAGCGGCCATGACAGTGACGACACGCCAagcaagaagaagaaagaaTGA
- the LOC123879502 gene encoding zinc finger protein ZPR1 isoform X1: protein MCSTEQKPLFRDLTAEDPEPEVTEIESLCVNCFTNGTTRLLLTRIPHYKNVVIMSFSCPSCGYENNEIQPGGATAELGIRWKLRVETSADLNRQVVKSDYTSVKIPEIDFEIPAQSQKGEVTTVEGILTRAVAGLKQDQEKRRTEHPDAAAQIDAFIERLEALRSLATPWTLLLEDISGNCFIENPEAPQKDPRAESTDFKRTKEQNHVLGIYTHEEPCDDDSDSVSDSLPGTLTPADPSQGSYDRLVKDEVLQFRTNCPDCNAPADTNMKLTNIPHFKDVVIMATVCDACGHRTNEVKSGGGIEDKGVRFEVRVANREDFSRDILKSETCSMSIPELDLEVGGKALGGRFTTAEGLIRASVEQLKCAPALTGDAPGLAKERLEQFTEKLEEVLESKRAITIILDDPAGNSYVQNLNDDPEQYDDGLKVTRYERTYEQNDELGLNDMKTEGYEEES, encoded by the exons ATGTGTAGCACGGAACAGAAACCTCTTTTCAGGGATCTCACGGCTGAAGATCCTGAGCCGGAAGTCACAGAAATAGAGTCTTTATGCGTCAATTGTTTTACAAAC GGTACAACTAGACTTCTATTGACGCGCATCCCACACTACAAGAATGTAGTGATTATGTCATTCAGCTGCCCGTCATGCGGGTATGAGAACAATGAGATCCAACCTGGTGGGGCCACCGCTGAGTTGGGCATCAG ATGGAAACTCCGCGTGGAAACCAGCGCAGACCTAAACCGGCAGGTGGTTAAGAGTGATTACACATCTGTGAAGATTCCAGAAATTGATTTTGAGATTCCAGCACAGAGTCAGAAAGGAG AGGTGACTACCGTGGAAGGAATACTGACTCGTGCTGTGGCAGGGCTGAAACAAGATCAGGAGAAGCGAAGGACGGAGCACCCTGATGCTGCGGCACAAATAGATGCCTTCATTGAAAGGTTGGAAGCCCTGCGATCACTCGCCACGCCGTGGACTCTGCTGCTTGAGGATATCAGTG GCAACTGCTTCATAGAGAACCCAGAGGCTCCTCAAAAGGACCCGCGAGCTGAAAGTACAGATTTCAAGCGAACCAAGGAGCAGAATCACGTACTAGGCATCTATACACATGAAGAG CCGTGTGACGATGACTCTGATAGT GTCTCAGACAGCCTCCCCGGTACCCTGACGCCTGCAGACCCTAGTCAGGGCTCCTACGACCGTCTTGTTAAAGACGAAGTCCTACAGTTCAGAACCAACTGTCCCGACTGCAACGCGCCTGCCGATACCAACATGAAGCTTACTA ATATCCCGCACTTCAAAGATGTAGTGATCATGGCGACTGTATGTGATGCTTGTGGACATCGGACCAATGAA GTAAAGTCTGGCGGTGGAATAGAAGACAAGGGTGTCAGGTTCGAGGTCCGCGTCGCAAATAGAGAGGACTTTTCAAGGGATATCCTAAAG TCGGAAACCTGCAGTATGTCAATACCGGAACTTGACCTAGAAGTGGGGGGCAAAGCCCTAGGGGGCCGCTTTACTACCGCGGAAGGCCTTATCAGGGCTTCGGTGGAACAGTTGAAGTGTGCGCCCGCGCTTACAGGAGACGCACCCGGATTGGCTAAGGAGCGCCTCGAACA ATTCACGGAAAAGCTGGAAGAGGTTTTGGAGAGCAAGCGAGCCATCACCATCATCCTGGATGATCCAGCCGGCAACTCCTATGTGCAGAACCTTAATGATGATCCAGAGCAATACGATGATG GCCTCAAAGTGACTCGCTACGAGCGAACGTACGAGCAAAACGATGAACTTGGCCTCAACGATATGAAGACTGAAGGATACGAAGaagaaagttaa
- the LOC123879502 gene encoding zinc finger protein ZPR1 isoform X2: protein MCSTEQKPLFRDLTAEDPEPEVTEIESLCVNCFTNGTTRLLLTRIPHYKNVVIMSFSCPSCGYENNEIQPGGATAELGIRWKLRVETSADLNRQVVKSDYTSVKIPEIDFEIPAQSQKGEVTTVEGILTRAVAGLKQDQEKRRTEHPDAAAQIDAFIERLEALRSLATPWTLLLEDISGNCFIENPEAPQKDPRAESTDFKRTKEQNHVLGIYTHEEVSDSLPGTLTPADPSQGSYDRLVKDEVLQFRTNCPDCNAPADTNMKLTNIPHFKDVVIMATVCDACGHRTNEVKSGGGIEDKGVRFEVRVANREDFSRDILKSETCSMSIPELDLEVGGKALGGRFTTAEGLIRASVEQLKCAPALTGDAPGLAKERLEQFTEKLEEVLESKRAITIILDDPAGNSYVQNLNDDPEQYDDGLKVTRYERTYEQNDELGLNDMKTEGYEEES from the exons ATGTGTAGCACGGAACAGAAACCTCTTTTCAGGGATCTCACGGCTGAAGATCCTGAGCCGGAAGTCACAGAAATAGAGTCTTTATGCGTCAATTGTTTTACAAAC GGTACAACTAGACTTCTATTGACGCGCATCCCACACTACAAGAATGTAGTGATTATGTCATTCAGCTGCCCGTCATGCGGGTATGAGAACAATGAGATCCAACCTGGTGGGGCCACCGCTGAGTTGGGCATCAG ATGGAAACTCCGCGTGGAAACCAGCGCAGACCTAAACCGGCAGGTGGTTAAGAGTGATTACACATCTGTGAAGATTCCAGAAATTGATTTTGAGATTCCAGCACAGAGTCAGAAAGGAG AGGTGACTACCGTGGAAGGAATACTGACTCGTGCTGTGGCAGGGCTGAAACAAGATCAGGAGAAGCGAAGGACGGAGCACCCTGATGCTGCGGCACAAATAGATGCCTTCATTGAAAGGTTGGAAGCCCTGCGATCACTCGCCACGCCGTGGACTCTGCTGCTTGAGGATATCAGTG GCAACTGCTTCATAGAGAACCCAGAGGCTCCTCAAAAGGACCCGCGAGCTGAAAGTACAGATTTCAAGCGAACCAAGGAGCAGAATCACGTACTAGGCATCTATACACATGAAGAG GTCTCAGACAGCCTCCCCGGTACCCTGACGCCTGCAGACCCTAGTCAGGGCTCCTACGACCGTCTTGTTAAAGACGAAGTCCTACAGTTCAGAACCAACTGTCCCGACTGCAACGCGCCTGCCGATACCAACATGAAGCTTACTA ATATCCCGCACTTCAAAGATGTAGTGATCATGGCGACTGTATGTGATGCTTGTGGACATCGGACCAATGAA GTAAAGTCTGGCGGTGGAATAGAAGACAAGGGTGTCAGGTTCGAGGTCCGCGTCGCAAATAGAGAGGACTTTTCAAGGGATATCCTAAAG TCGGAAACCTGCAGTATGTCAATACCGGAACTTGACCTAGAAGTGGGGGGCAAAGCCCTAGGGGGCCGCTTTACTACCGCGGAAGGCCTTATCAGGGCTTCGGTGGAACAGTTGAAGTGTGCGCCCGCGCTTACAGGAGACGCACCCGGATTGGCTAAGGAGCGCCTCGAACA ATTCACGGAAAAGCTGGAAGAGGTTTTGGAGAGCAAGCGAGCCATCACCATCATCCTGGATGATCCAGCCGGCAACTCCTATGTGCAGAACCTTAATGATGATCCAGAGCAATACGATGATG GCCTCAAAGTGACTCGCTACGAGCGAACGTACGAGCAAAACGATGAACTTGGCCTCAACGATATGAAGACTGAAGGATACGAAGaagaaagttaa
- the LOC123879512 gene encoding RNA-binding protein 48: MQEQNNEEKILLLHHKQQPLCTTRLPYRQGRKLTAVKVYSISKESNHLLIFGVPSLNLRQETKALFSKFGKLLQFNISKEHASESFTETYHAQYERIQSARHAKRLVDTKNFYGGSLHVCYAPELEHVNETRQKLMQRQRDVIFRLKNLNNEQKKPIETKDVPVTETYELRNINHEPINPNINQTGGKELIKLNMGDVNPICIGDQIKLVSKKRKMKDNKKFQPCFINSSNKKIKSHNITESNVTVSNSEIKYDGNVVKSNITSSNTQCNITECNIADGNIEVVDCTGVEEEIITNINEHLNYNNFGNEIIRKVPPKPVNKIQFHLNKKP, translated from the exons ATGCAAGAACAAAATAACGAAGAAAAAATCTTGTTACTGCATCACAAGCAGCAACCGCTTTGCACCACTCGCCTTCCATACAGGCAAGGGAGAAAATTAACTGCTGTAAAG GTATACTCAATTAGCAAGGAGTCAAACCACCTCCTGATATTCGGAGTACCTTCACTGAACCTGCGCCAAGAGACCAAAGCCCTATTCTCAAAGTTTGGCAAACTATTACAGTTCAACATATCAAAGGAACATGCCTCCGAGTCATTCACGGAAACATATCATGCGCAGTATGAAAGAATACAATCCGCTAGGCATGCTAAACGGTTGGTTGACACGAAAAACTTCTATGGAGGGTCGTTACATGTATGTTACGCTCCTGAACTTGAACATGTTAACGAAACTAGACAGAAATTGATGCAACGACAGCGTGATgttatatttagattaaaaaacTTGAATAACGAACAGAAAAAACCTATAGAAACCAAAGATGTACCTGTTACTGAGACTTATGaattgagaaatataaatcatGAACCAATAAATCCTAATATTAATCAAACAGGTGGTAAAGAACTTATAAAACTTAATATGGGCGACGTTAACCCTATATGCATAGGTGATCAAATAAAACTTGTTTCTAAAAAACGTAAAATGAAGGACAATAAGAAATTTCAACCTTGTTTTATAAATagcagtaataaaaaaattaaaagtcacAATATCACTGAAAGTAATGTTACAGTTAGTAATTCAGAAATTAAATATGATGGTAATGTTGTCAAAAGTAATATAACATCTAGTAATACACAATGTAATATAACAGAATGTAATATAGCTGATGGTAATATAGAAGTTGTGGATTGTACTGGTGTTGAAGAGGAAATTATAACAAATATAAATGAGCATCTGAACTATAACAATTTCGGCAATGAAATTATTAGAAAAGTTCCACCAAAACCtgttaataaaatacaatttcatttgaataaaaaaccgtag